In Papaver somniferum cultivar HN1 unplaced genomic scaffold, ASM357369v1 unplaced-scaffold_114, whole genome shotgun sequence, a genomic segment contains:
- the LOC113328697 gene encoding ribonuclease S-2-like has product MVASEEIDDAYCPVDEEDKIRQAYYIGGDASFELRVQWGYSRCNTFANIHCRPDIPKEFTIHGLWRDNGYNQGPPLVNTVFETRKINKKLQEKMKKCWPSMDLRNGEVNDTYFWSHEWVRHGQYTGWSQGCYFAEAVNLFEKQEITGVILRRFPPGPTQTLSVRDLERGVHAEKNIIVFVKCNTNKDDEQQLQEIGIYYLYKGGKWSAIDHPKQSECDSNIPMVFPYE; this is encoded by the exons ATGGTTGCTTCAGAGGAGATTGACGATGCCTATTGCCCTGTggatgaagaagataaaatccGTCAA GCCTACTATATCGGTGGAGATGCTTCCTTCGAACTAAGAGTACAGTGGGGATATTCAAGATGTAATACTTTTGCCAACATTCATTGCAGACCTGATATTCCAAAAGAATTTACCATCCATGGTTTATGGAGGGACAATGGATATAATCAGGGACCACCATTAGTGAACACTGTGTTCGAAACAAGAAAG ATAAATAAGAAACttcaagagaagatgaaaaagtgtTGGCCAAGCATGGATCTTCGTAATGGAGAAGTAAATGACACTTATTTCTGGTCGCATGAGTGGGTTCGTCATGGCCAGTATACTGGCTGGTCTCAAGGTTGTTATTTTGCAGAGGCGGTAAACCTATTTGAGAAGCAAGAAATAACCGGTGTTATACTCAGACGTTTCCCTCCTGGACCTACCCAAACTCTTAGTGTGAGGGATTTGGAAAGAGGCGTTCATGCTGAGAAAAATATCATTGTGTTTGTGAAGTGCAACACCAACAAGGATGATGAACAACAGTTGCAAGAAATTGGCATTTATTATCTCTATAAAGGAGGCAAATGGTCTGCAATTGACCACCCAAAGCAATCAGAGTGCGATTCCAACATTCCCATGGTCTTTCCGTACGAATGA